The genomic interval GCGCTGCGCGCTGTCACCAACTGGGACAATTACTACCATACTAATCCCTGGTACACTTTGCCACGGCTCGGTAAGCCAAAAGCAGACTCCGCTAACTATGCTCAAAGTTCACCTATCACTTATGTGGACCAGCTTGAACAACCGGTTCTTATTTTACACGGCCTAATTGATAATAATGTAGGGTTTCAGGATGCGGCACAATACATCGAAAAACTAATTCAAGCAGAAGATAAAGAGTTCGAAATGATGATGTATCCCTCCGAGCGGCACAGCTTTACGGACCCTGATGCTTGGTACGATGAATATAGCCGCATTTTTGAGTTTTTTAATAAGCATTTAAAAGAAACCGACGCAAATCAATGATACGTTTAACTTATTTTCATAAATCTATGTATTGCTGATTTCTATCTACCTAACACATCTCGACAGATTAATAAATGCCTGCTCTATTAACGTACTTTATAGGATTTGCTGTTGCCATCTCAGTAATGATGGTGGCTACAAAAGTTGTTGATATCATTATTAAAGCTCCGGGGTACCAAGGAGAACCTACGGAACATTTTGACGGTAAACAGTTTCACAACATCAGCAAAACAAAAGCACGAAGTCTGCTTGACGTTTTTAAGTGGGCTTTAACGGAAAACCCGGAGGAATGGCAGGAGCTCAGCCGTGATGATGTAACCATCGGCAAAGCGCCCAACCCCTCAACCAACGATGGGGAAATCAACATTACCTTCGTCAACCACGCTACCTTTTTGATACAAGTTGGGGAATGTAATATTCTTATTGATCCCGTTTGGAGCAAACGTGCCAGCCCTTTTCAATGGATTGGTCCCAAACGTATGCGTCCGCCGGGCATCGATTTCGAAGATCTGCCTGATATTGATTTGGTGCTCATCAGCCATAACCACTACGACCATCTCGACATTCACACTGTTAAGCAACTAAGCAGTACTCATGATCCCTTATTTGTAGTGCCATTAGGTGTATCGCGCTACCTCGAAAGTCATGGAGTACACCGGACGGCTGAACTTGGCTGGTGGAAAGACAAACAGATTGCAGCCAACCTGCAGGTAACATCCGTACCCGCTCAGCACTTTTCGGGACGTGGCCTCTCCGACCGAGACGAAACACTCTGGTGTGGATACGTACTCGAAACCACTGCCGGTACGCTCTACTTTGCCGGGGACACAGGCTACGACGGCATCTTTACCAAAATTGGCCGCCGGTTTGACATTGACCTCTCATTTATTCCCATCGGCGCCTACAAACCGCGCTGGTTCATGAACCCCATCCATGTTGATCCCGAGCAAGCAGTCCAAATCCACAAAGATGTAAATAGCAGCCAAAGTATTGGCATGCACTTTGGGACTTTTCCATTGGGCGATGAAGGAATGCACGACCCACCGGCTGATCTAAAAAAAGCTCGTGAAAAGCATATCATCCCAGAATCAGAATTTTACACGCTTGAAGAAGGGGAAACTAAGACATTGCTTTCTTCAACAGTCATGCAAGCTTGATTTATAAAAAGGAAACTTTCAATTTTCCCCGAAATTGGACTTCACTTTTTGTAGATTTATGTGTTGTTTATATGAATAAGTTATAGCCCAACGAGACTTCTTGGATGTCTGAAAATTACCGATCTTTAACACGCACATACCGGCCGCGAACGTTCGATGATATTGTTTCGCAGCAACACGTCAGCAGTACATTAAAAAATGCTATCCAAAAAAATCGGCTGGCACATGCGTATATGTTTTGTGGTCCGCGGGGTGTGGGCAAAACCACTATGGCCCGCGTGTTGGCCCGTACGGTAAACAGTATTGACAAAGAAGTAGATGGGGAATCGCTCAACCAAACGCTGAATGTAATTGAGATTGATGCTGCCTCAAATAACAAGGTGGATGACATCCGCGACCTGCGTGAAAAGGTACGGGTACCACCACAGAACGGTCGGTATAAGATTTATATCATCGATGAGGTACACATGCTCAGCAAGTCGGCCTTTAACGCTCTGCTGAAAACACTGGAAGAACCCCCCGATCACGTTATCTTCATTTTTGCTACCACCGAACCGCACAAGGTACTGCCTACTATCTTGTCACGTGTTCAGCGGTTTGATTTTAAGCGCATCAGTATTGACGAGATTGTAGATCGGCTCAACAATGTAGCCGAAGATCAGGGAATCCGTATTGATGAAGAATCACTGCATGTTATTGCTAAAAAAGCCGATGGCGCCCTGCGCGATGCGCTCGGACTGATGGACCAGGCTATTGCTTTTTGCGGTAGCGATATTCAGCACGAAGAACTGCTGCGCGCTTTGAACGTGGTTAGTACCGAACGGATGTTTGATTTTATGGAAGCCGTCAAAACAAAAAACGCCGAAAAGGGACTTAACCTAATCAATGAGCTGTTGCAAGAAGGCTATGACATCCAGGAATATTTAGTGGGATTAACTGAACACCTGCGCAATCTATATGTTGCCGCCAGCTCAGCCAAGATGCATTTGGTAGAAGCGTCCCCGGATAACAAAAAACGCTATAAAAAATCGGCCGAGGACTTTTCGGAAGATGACCTTATGCGAATGCTGCATATTGTAAGTGAGGCCCAATATAAGCTTAAAGAAGCACAGCAGCCTAAAATTCAGTTTGAGATTACGCTCTTGAAACTCATCCACATGGAGCGAACGGAAAATCTTAACAAACTACTGAAGCAACTTGAAGACTTAAAAAAAAAGAGCGGCAAACGGCAAAAGCTGACTAGTAGTTCAGAAGAAAACACAGAATCTAATTTCAAGACAAAATCTACAAACGGGCGACAGAGCGAAGAGGACATACAGCAAAAAAGCAGGGAATCCATCAAACAACAGGCCGATACCCAAAAGGACGAACCTGCCAAAACAGAAAACACTGGTAAGAAACAAGTATCTGCAGAATCTGACGATAAAACTTACGATTCCTCTTCAACCAATGGGAAGGACAATGTAACAGATCACGAAGAAACCGAAGCGGGAAAAGAGAACGAAGACTTCACCAATTTATTTGGCAAATCGTCTCTTGGCAAATCCCCCTCTTCATCACCAAAAGCAACTACGCAGACAAAGTCCAAGAAGCCACAAACAAAAACAAAGTCACCCAGCAAAGCACCCAAGGATATTTCGCTGGAAGAAATCAACAGTCAGTGGGAAGATTATCTCGAAGAATTACGTCACCATGTGCCGCAGATGTTGTATTTTCAGATGCAGCGTGTTGACCCGGTTGAGCTAAAAAACGGAGAGCTTATGCTGCGCTGTAATGATGATTTTGCAAAGAAAATTGTAGCTGAGAATGATCGACGGCTCAGCAAACTGCTGGAGGATGAAATTGGGGCTTTTCTAAGCTTTAATTGTACTGTGCGCCAAAAAGATAACGATACGGAAAAGTCGATGAGTCCCTATGAACGGTTTAAGAATTTACAGAAACGCGACCCGAAAATTAAAAAGCTCGTTGAACTTTTTGGAGCTGAACTTGATTATAATTTGAATCAGTAAGTACACAATTTTCAAGCTTGTCATCCTGAACTATTGTACTGAACTTGTTTCTGGATCTACTGATAGTAAATCCAGAATATCGGAAAAGCTTAACAAGAATTACTTTTCAACCTAGACACAAAATATTATGGATCAAAATATGGCAGATATGTTCGGTAAATTTTCCGAACTGCAAGAAAAAATGAAGGAAGCAAAAAGCGAACTCTCTAAGCTTGAAGTTGAAGCTGAAGCCGGCGGCGGAATGGTTAAAGTAAAAGCCAACGGACAGCGTAAAGTTTTGAGTATTACACTCGATGAAGATGTCATCGATCCAGATGATGCAGAGATGATGGAAGACCTGGTCGTAGCCGGCGTTAATAAAGCGCTCGACAAAGCTGAAGAAGCCGCCCAAGAACGCATGCAAGAAACCTATAAGGATATGATGCCCGGCGGCGGTATTCCCGGCATGGACATGAGTAAGCTGGGACTTTAATTGTTGAACGTTGAAAGTTGAGGGTTTGAAAACCTTTAACTTCTAACTTTTAACATTCAACAAATATCACATGGAAGGAACCTCTGAAATACTTGAGCAGGCCATTGAACAGCTGGCTAAGCTGCCGGGCACGGGACGAAAATCGGCGCGGCGTATCGCCCTATATTTACTTAAACAGGATGAATCTTCTGTTATGGAGCTCGGTGAGGCGTTGGTAAACCTTAAAAAGGAAATCACCCGCTGCACAAACTGCGGCGTCATTAGCGACGGTGATCCGTGCTCAATATGCAGTAGCGTAAAACACCAGACCGGCAAAGTTTGCGTGGTTGAAGAGTCCCAGGATGTTTTTTTGATTGAAAAGACCAATGAGTTTCACGGGCGTTACCACGTGCTGGGCGGAGTCATCTCTCCCCTCGACAATATCGGTCCCGACGATGTGCGCATTAAACAGCTGATGGAACGCATCAATGATGAGGAAGAAAATATTGAAGAGGTTATCCTGGCACTGAATCCCGACTCCGAAGGTGAAGCAACTGCTTATTATATCAACAAACTGTTAAAACCATTTGACGATATAAAGGTCACGCGTATTGCTTATGGCATACCCATGGGAACGGAACTCGAATTTATTGACGAAGCCACCCTCGGAAGAGCTTTTGCCAGCAGAAATACTTTTTAGCTTTAAAATTAGGGATTAGCAATTGAGAATGCTGAATTCTTAATTGCTAATTCTTAATTCACAATCATAAGACATGAAATCAACAAAACTATTTCTTACGATTTTTCTATCCCTATTCACCCTTACTGCCTTTGGGCAAGGAACGAGCTACTGGCAGCAAGAGGTAGAATACGAAATGGACATTAATGTTGATGCCGAAAACCACCAGTTCACCGGTACGCAAAAATTGACTTATACTAATAACTCTCCGGATACACTTCGGCAGGTTTATTACCATCTATATTTTAATGCCTTTCAGCCGAACAGCATGATGGACGTACGCTCGCGAACCATCGAAGATCCCGACAGCCGAGTGCGCGACAGAATCCAAAAGCTACCAAAAGACGAAATAGGCTATCATCACATCAATAACCTTACACAAGATGGTGATGATGTCAGCTATTCAGTGGATGGTACGGTAATGAAAGTCACTCTGAATGAGCCCATTTTACCTGGGGAGTCCACAGTATTTAATATGGAGTTTGAAAGCCAGGTACCCCGGCAAATTCGTCGCTCAGGCTGGATGAATAAAGAAGGTGTTGAGTTTTCAATGAGCCAGTGGTATCCGAAACTTTCAGAATATGATGAAGACGGCTGGCATCCAAACCCATACATCGGACGTGAATTTCACGGTGTTTGGGGTAGTTTCGATGTAGAAATTACCATTGACCGCTCGTACGTAATGGGCGCAACCGGCCACCTGCAAAATGCAGATGAAATTGGTTACGGCTATGCCGAGGAATACGATCGCCCCGAATCACAAAAAATAACCTGGCACTGGAAGGCCGAAAACGTACACGACTTTATGTGGGGCGCCGATCCGGATTTTACCCATACCACGGCACAAGTTCCCGACGGACCTACATTACACTTTCTGTATCAGCAAGATACGGTAGCCGTCAATGCCGATAAGCGTTCACAGAAAAAGCTCACCAAAAACTGGGAGCGGTTGCCTGAATACACGGTGCGTGCTTTTCAGTTTATGAGCAAGAATTTCGGTAAATATCCCTATGATAAATTTACAGTTATCCAGGGTGGCGACGGCGGCATGGAATACCCTATGGGTACGCTTATTACGGGGAACCGATCATTTGGTAGCCTCGTAGGCGTTACGGTACACGAATTTATCCACATGTGGTACTACGGCGTACTTGCTACCAATGAAAGCCGATACCCTTGGATGGACGAAGGATTTACAACCTACACTTCGACCCTGACGATGAATCATCTGTTCAATAACGAAAGTACCGAACGTCCGCATAAACGGTCATACCAATCATATTTCAATATCATTGAAGATGGCAAACAAGAGGCCTTGGACACTCATGCTGATCACTTTCATACCAACCGCGGATACGGAACAGCATCGTATTCAACGGGGGCAGTCTTTTTGAATCAACTGCGTTATATCATCGGCGCTGAAACATTTGATCAGGGGATGAAAGCTTACTTTAACAAATGGGAGTTTAAGCATCCTGATGGCCGTGATTTTCTGCGCGTGATGGAAGAAGAATCAAACATGGTGCTCGACTGGTATTACCAGTATTTCATTGAGTCCACCAAACATATTGATTACGGTATCAGCTCAGTTGTAGGGAATGATCAATCTACCCATATAACTCTTGAGCGCCATGCGCTTATGCCTATGCCTATTGACCTGATGGTTACCTATCAAGATGGCAGTAAGGAGTTGTTTTATATGCCACTACGCATTATGCGGAATGCTAAAAATCATGAAATGTCGGATGTGCAGCGAACTATTAAACCCGATTGGCCGTGGGTCAATCCTACCTATACACTTGAGGTTGACGCACCTACTTCAAAGATCAAAAAAGTCGAAATAGATCCCTCACAACGCATGGCGGATATTGATCGCAGTAATAATGTTATCCGGATGAAGGATTATATAAAACAATACAAGAACAACTAATATTATATTGATTTGAAAACCCGGGTCTCTGTTACTCGGGTTTTCTTTTTTTGCTTCTATTTTTCCATCAAACAGCCAATTCAGACGTCCGATGATCTTTACAAAAGATTTCTGGCACTGTTTTTTTAACAGTTTTTTGATTCTTTGTATCCAAAAAAACCGTTATCTTTCGGGTTTACTCTAAAAACTAATTAGCAGTTAACACCTTACATGTCCTCAGACGAAAATAATTACGATCAACGATCAATCGATGCCCACAAAAAGCACGGCGGCAAGATTCGTATTGAATCCAAAATGCCGCTTGATACTCGTGAGGATCTGAGCGTTGCTTATACCCCGGGCGTGGCTGAACCCTGCCGTCAAATTAACAACGATAACAGCAAAGCCTACGACTATACCTGGAAGAAAAATACAGTGGCTGTTGTTTCAGACGGATCTGCGGTACTGGGACTCGGTAATATTGGTCCCGAAGCTTCACTGCCAGTGATGGAAGGTAAGTGCGTACTGTTCAAAAAATTTGCCGGCGTTGATGCCGTTCCCGTAGTGCTGGACACGCAGGATATTGATGAGATGGTAACTACCATTAAGCATATAGCACGTACCTATGGCGGAATAAACTTGGAGGATATCGGTTCCCCCCGCTGTTTTGAAATCGAAAGACGACTAAAAGATGAACTTTCTATTCCCGTAATGCACGACGACCAGCATGGTACTGCCATTGTTACACTGGCCGGCATGATTAACGCTATGCGCGTAACGGGACGTAACCTTAACGACCTGAAAGTCGTTATTAACGGATCGGGTGCAGCCGGAGTAGCAATTGTAAAACTGCTGCAACACGTGGGCGTTCGTGAAACTATTATGTGCGACAGTCGGGGTACTCTCTATAAAGGCCGAGGAGAAATGAACAGTGTTAAAAAGGAAATGGCTAAAATCACCAATCGAACAAGGGTTAAAGGATCACTCGGTGATGCTCTTGAAGATGCAGATGTTTTTATAGGTGTATCCGTGCCAGACGTACTCAAGAAAAAGATGATTAAACGGATGCGAAAAAATCCCATCATCTTTGCCATGGCCAACCCCATTCCCGAAATAATGCCCGCCGAAGCCCACGAAGCAAAAGCCGGTATTGTAGCAACCGGCCGGTCTGACTTTCCCAACCAAATTAATAACGTTCTGGCCTTTCCGGGGCTGTTCCGCGGAGCACTTAATGCCCGTACATCCAACTTTAGCTACCAGATGTACGTAGCCGCCGCCTACGGTATTGCAAATTGTGTTGAAGACCCCACACCCGAAGAAATCATTCCCAGTGCTTTTGATAAGCGCGTAGCAAAGCAAGTAGCCGATATTGTAGAGGATGTCTGCGAACAAAATAACTCCATGACGTTCTAGCCTACGTTCCCCTCTCAGTAAACAGCTCCTAAAACGATTATATATCCCCTGATGTTGAGGGGGGGTACTACAATTCAAATTAAGGAGCTTACTATGATGACTATTGAAAACCTTAAAAACACTGTACTTATTATTTTATCCTCCGCCTTAATCCTGGGATATGTGAGTAGCAATAATACTGGAACCACTGCAAAAGAGAGTGAAAACCTAAAAGTTACCGAAGACATCCGGCTTTATTCCAACGGAAAACTAGTTGGGCAATGGGAAGGTATAGGCCGAGGGCAATTGGAAGGAAATACGTACACCTTTAAAACCGAACGGGGAACATTTAGCAACGAAGTTCGCATTAGCGGCGATTTTGTGATTAAAACAAACACCAACTAAAATAAATCAGCCTGTTCGTTATCTTCTTTGGGCGCCCGTTCAATTTGGGGATTTCTAATCTCTCCCTGATTGACCTTAAGTATTTCGGGTTTAAATTTCTTGCCCGTAATTCGCTTGGCGATACCCTGCAGTGCTTTCTCTCCACGTGGGGTGATGAGCAATCGATCCTGGTCATCCAGCGAAAGAAAACCAAACTCTTTTAAATCATTCACAATCATATAGGCAAGCTTGCTAACTG from Fodinibius salinus carries:
- a CDS encoding NAD(P)-dependent malic enzyme, whose amino-acid sequence is MSSDENNYDQRSIDAHKKHGGKIRIESKMPLDTREDLSVAYTPGVAEPCRQINNDNSKAYDYTWKKNTVAVVSDGSAVLGLGNIGPEASLPVMEGKCVLFKKFAGVDAVPVVLDTQDIDEMVTTIKHIARTYGGINLEDIGSPRCFEIERRLKDELSIPVMHDDQHGTAIVTLAGMINAMRVTGRNLNDLKVVINGSGAAGVAIVKLLQHVGVRETIMCDSRGTLYKGRGEMNSVKKEMAKITNRTRVKGSLGDALEDADVFIGVSVPDVLKKKMIKRMRKNPIIFAMANPIPEIMPAEAHEAKAGIVATGRSDFPNQINNVLAFPGLFRGALNARTSNFSYQMYVAAAYGIANCVEDPTPEEIIPSAFDKRVAKQVADIVEDVCEQNNSMTF
- a CDS encoding YbaB/EbfC family nucleoid-associated protein codes for the protein MADMFGKFSELQEKMKEAKSELSKLEVEAEAGGGMVKVKANGQRKVLSITLDEDVIDPDDAEMMEDLVVAGVNKALDKAEEAAQERMQETYKDMMPGGGIPGMDMSKLGL
- a CDS encoding MBL fold metallo-hydrolase, translating into MPALLTYFIGFAVAISVMMVATKVVDIIIKAPGYQGEPTEHFDGKQFHNISKTKARSLLDVFKWALTENPEEWQELSRDDVTIGKAPNPSTNDGEINITFVNHATFLIQVGECNILIDPVWSKRASPFQWIGPKRMRPPGIDFEDLPDIDLVLISHNHYDHLDIHTVKQLSSTHDPLFVVPLGVSRYLESHGVHRTAELGWWKDKQIAANLQVTSVPAQHFSGRGLSDRDETLWCGYVLETTAGTLYFAGDTGYDGIFTKIGRRFDIDLSFIPIGAYKPRWFMNPIHVDPEQAVQIHKDVNSSQSIGMHFGTFPLGDEGMHDPPADLKKAREKHIIPESEFYTLEEGETKTLLSSTVMQA
- the recR gene encoding recombination mediator RecR, with the protein product MEGTSEILEQAIEQLAKLPGTGRKSARRIALYLLKQDESSVMELGEALVNLKKEITRCTNCGVISDGDPCSICSSVKHQTGKVCVVEESQDVFLIEKTNEFHGRYHVLGGVISPLDNIGPDDVRIKQLMERINDEEENIEEVILALNPDSEGEATAYYINKLLKPFDDIKVTRIAYGIPMGTELEFIDEATLGRAFASRNTF
- the dnaX gene encoding DNA polymerase III subunit gamma/tau, which produces MSENYRSLTRTYRPRTFDDIVSQQHVSSTLKNAIQKNRLAHAYMFCGPRGVGKTTMARVLARTVNSIDKEVDGESLNQTLNVIEIDAASNNKVDDIRDLREKVRVPPQNGRYKIYIIDEVHMLSKSAFNALLKTLEEPPDHVIFIFATTEPHKVLPTILSRVQRFDFKRISIDEIVDRLNNVAEDQGIRIDEESLHVIAKKADGALRDALGLMDQAIAFCGSDIQHEELLRALNVVSTERMFDFMEAVKTKNAEKGLNLINELLQEGYDIQEYLVGLTEHLRNLYVAASSAKMHLVEASPDNKKRYKKSAEDFSEDDLMRMLHIVSEAQYKLKEAQQPKIQFEITLLKLIHMERTENLNKLLKQLEDLKKKSGKRQKLTSSSEENTESNFKTKSTNGRQSEEDIQQKSRESIKQQADTQKDEPAKTENTGKKQVSAESDDKTYDSSSTNGKDNVTDHEETEAGKENEDFTNLFGKSSLGKSPSSSPKATTQTKSKKPQTKTKSPSKAPKDISLEEINSQWEDYLEELRHHVPQMLYFQMQRVDPVELKNGELMLRCNDDFAKKIVAENDRRLSKLLEDEIGAFLSFNCTVRQKDNDTEKSMSPYERFKNLQKRDPKIKKLVELFGAELDYNLNQ
- a CDS encoding M1 family metallopeptidase — its product is MKSTKLFLTIFLSLFTLTAFGQGTSYWQQEVEYEMDINVDAENHQFTGTQKLTYTNNSPDTLRQVYYHLYFNAFQPNSMMDVRSRTIEDPDSRVRDRIQKLPKDEIGYHHINNLTQDGDDVSYSVDGTVMKVTLNEPILPGESTVFNMEFESQVPRQIRRSGWMNKEGVEFSMSQWYPKLSEYDEDGWHPNPYIGREFHGVWGSFDVEITIDRSYVMGATGHLQNADEIGYGYAEEYDRPESQKITWHWKAENVHDFMWGADPDFTHTTAQVPDGPTLHFLYQQDTVAVNADKRSQKKLTKNWERLPEYTVRAFQFMSKNFGKYPYDKFTVIQGGDGGMEYPMGTLITGNRSFGSLVGVTVHEFIHMWYYGVLATNESRYPWMDEGFTTYTSTLTMNHLFNNESTERPHKRSYQSYFNIIEDGKQEALDTHADHFHTNRGYGTASYSTGAVFLNQLRYIIGAETFDQGMKAYFNKWEFKHPDGRDFLRVMEEESNMVLDWYYQYFIESTKHIDYGISSVVGNDQSTHITLERHALMPMPIDLMVTYQDGSKELFYMPLRIMRNAKNHEMSDVQRTIKPDWPWVNPTYTLEVDAPTSKIKKVEIDPSQRMADIDRSNNVIRMKDYIKQYKNN